A single Defluviitalea saccharophila DNA region contains:
- the fsa gene encoding fructose-6-phosphate aldolase, giving the protein MKIFIDTANVEEIKKANDMGVISGVTTNPSLIAKEGRDFIEVVKEITTIVDGPISAEVISLESEGMVKEARELAKIHKNIVIKIPMTIEGLKAVKILSAENIKTNVTLIFSATQALLAARAGATYVSPFLGRLDDIGNEGMNLIEEIVEIFSIHDIETEVIAASVRNPIHVIQAARIGAHIATIPYNVIVQMTKHPMTDLGIERFLKDWEGVPKK; this is encoded by the coding sequence ATGAAAATATTTATTGATACCGCTAATGTTGAAGAAATTAAAAAGGCTAATGACATGGGTGTTATTAGTGGAGTAACCACCAATCCTTCTCTTATCGCAAAGGAAGGAAGAGACTTTATTGAAGTAGTAAAAGAGATTACAACCATTGTTGACGGACCAATTAGTGCAGAAGTAATTAGTTTGGAATCAGAAGGTATGGTAAAAGAAGCAAGAGAATTGGCTAAAATACATAAAAACATCGTCATCAAAATTCCAATGACCATTGAAGGATTAAAAGCAGTAAAAATCCTTAGTGCAGAAAACATCAAAACCAATGTTACATTAATTTTTTCAGCAACCCAGGCATTACTTGCTGCAAGAGCCGGTGCAACCTATGTAAGCCCATTCCTAGGACGTTTAGACGATATAGGCAACGAAGGTATGAATTTGATTGAAGAGATCGTAGAAATCTTTAGTATCCATGATATTGAGACAGAAGTCATTGCTGCCAGTGTTAGAAATCCAATCCATGTTATCCAGGCAGCGCGTATAGGTGCTCATATTGCAACCATTCCTTATAATGTTATCGTCCAAATGACAAAACATCCTATGACGGATCTTGGAATTGAACGTTTCCTTAAAGACTGGGA
- a CDS encoding MATE family efflux transporter has translation MEDRQEQLRSEHIGTLLLKFSIPAIVGMLVNALYNIVDRIFIGQGVNALAITGIGLVFPIMTVMMAFGMLIGIGSTALISIRLGEKRQDEAEHILGNAFTLLVIVSLAITVLGLIFIDPLLVIFGASPDTIGYAKDYIVIILYGAIFNALGFGLNNIIRAEGNPKAAMLTMLLGAIINTILDPIFIFVFNMGVKGAAYATIIGQLANTIYVLSYFNSKKSILKIHRKHMKPSKEIVMGIFAIGMSPFAMQLAASVVQLLSNNALKAHGGDLAIGAMSIISSAVMIFFMPIFGINQGAQPIIGYNYGAKQYDRVKHTLKLAVGAATMISLIGFITVQVFPQGIIRIFNNDPELIRIGSSGIRVYLAMMPIIGFQIVSANYFQAIGKAKISMFLSLLRQVTLLIPLLLILPPIFGLTGVWLSAPTADFISSIITGIFVWRDMRKLDEDHALVLALQK, from the coding sequence ATGGAAGATAGACAAGAACAATTAAGAAGTGAACATATTGGAACCCTGCTTTTAAAGTTTTCTATTCCTGCCATTGTTGGAATGTTAGTGAATGCTTTGTATAACATTGTAGACAGAATTTTTATTGGGCAAGGGGTAAATGCCTTGGCAATTACGGGAATAGGTCTTGTTTTTCCTATCATGACAGTTATGATGGCATTTGGTATGCTTATAGGAATTGGAAGTACTGCTTTAATTTCAATTCGACTGGGCGAAAAGCGACAAGATGAGGCAGAACATATTTTAGGGAATGCTTTTACCCTTCTTGTAATTGTTTCTTTAGCAATTACTGTATTAGGACTTATTTTCATAGACCCACTTCTTGTGATCTTTGGGGCAAGTCCAGATACGATCGGGTATGCTAAAGATTATATCGTTATTATTTTGTATGGAGCCATTTTTAATGCTCTGGGCTTTGGTCTCAATAACATTATAAGAGCAGAGGGCAATCCAAAGGCTGCAATGTTAACGATGCTCCTTGGAGCAATCATTAATACCATTTTGGACCCAATTTTTATCTTTGTATTTAATATGGGGGTAAAAGGAGCGGCTTATGCAACAATTATAGGGCAGCTTGCCAATACGATTTATGTATTGTCTTATTTTAATAGTAAGAAAAGTATTTTAAAGATTCACAGAAAACATATGAAGCCTTCAAAAGAAATTGTCATGGGTATTTTTGCTATTGGTATGTCGCCTTTTGCCATGCAGCTGGCTGCCAGTGTAGTTCAGCTTTTATCCAATAACGCTTTAAAGGCCCATGGCGGAGATTTGGCAATTGGTGCAATGAGTATTATTTCCAGCGCCGTTATGATTTTCTTTATGCCGATCTTTGGAATCAATCAAGGGGCACAGCCTATTATTGGTTATAATTATGGAGCAAAACAATATGATCGGGTGAAACATACACTGAAATTAGCAGTGGGTGCAGCTACTATGATTTCTTTAATTGGATTTATCACAGTGCAGGTATTTCCACAAGGAATTATAAGGATTTTTAATAATGATCCAGAGCTGATTAGAATTGGCTCCAGCGGGATTCGAGTTTATTTAGCTATGATGCCTATCATCGGTTTTCAGATTGTAAGCGCCAACTATTTCCAAGCCATAGGCAAAGCTAAAATATCTATGTTTTTAAGTTTGCTAAGACAAGTAACACTCCTGATTCCGCTTCTCCTTATTTTACCGCCGATTTTTGGACTTACAGGAGTATGGTTGTCGGCACCAACCGCTGACTTTATTTCATCTATTATTACAGGTATTTTTGTTTGGAGAGATATGCGCAAATTAGACGAAGATCATGCTTTAGTTTTAGCACTGCAAAAATAG
- a CDS encoding MarR family transcriptional regulator, protein MEECKSIGKYISIIYRQGQCYINKKLEPYGIGSGQFIFLNVLYHKDGIRQEEMADFLDIDKGTTARAIKRLEEEGYIYRRTDSKDHRAQLVFLTQKAKNIEEDIYKILRSWTEILLSDFSIEDSKKAEELLEAMTKNIHRYYEREEIQHGR, encoded by the coding sequence ATGGAAGAGTGTAAATCAATAGGCAAATATATTTCAATTATTTATCGTCAAGGACAGTGCTATATCAATAAAAAGCTGGAACCGTACGGAATAGGAAGCGGTCAGTTTATCTTTCTAAACGTCCTTTATCACAAAGATGGAATACGCCAGGAAGAAATGGCAGATTTTTTGGATATTGATAAAGGTACAACTGCTAGAGCAATTAAACGGCTTGAGGAAGAAGGATATATCTACAGAAGAACCGATTCAAAAGATCATAGGGCTCAGCTTGTTTTTTTAACACAGAAAGCAAAAAATATTGAAGAGGATATTTATAAAATATTAAGAAGCTGGACAGAGATTTTATTATCTGACTTTTCTATAGAAGATTCTAAGAAAGCAGAAGAGCTTCTGGAAGCAATGACGAAAAATATTCATAGATATTATGAAAGGGAGGAAATACAACATGGAAGATAG
- a CDS encoding heparan-alpha-glucosaminide N-acetyltransferase, with translation MVIKKSDSKQYPNRIMEIDFLRGIAIILMMLFHFLYDLQAFYNIPIPSWNHFWYYEGKLSAILFMLLAGISCTFSKNNLIRGFKVFLIGMLLTIGTYILMPEEYIRFGILHLLGLSMILFHYIRVIPLLWTGVLSIMIIILGIIMDRITINTWLLSPIGLIHDSFNSMDYYPLFPWFGVFLIGTLIGRTVYKEKKSIFNKTCQDGLLNFLGRHSLFIYLIHQPIFLLILYVVFHFILKIG, from the coding sequence TTGGTTATAAAAAAAAGCGACTCAAAACAATATCCAAATCGCATAATGGAAATTGACTTCTTAAGAGGCATTGCAATTATTCTGATGATGTTGTTCCATTTTTTATATGACTTACAGGCATTTTATAATATTCCCATCCCTTCCTGGAATCATTTTTGGTATTATGAAGGTAAATTATCTGCCATTCTTTTTATGCTTTTGGCTGGGATAAGCTGTACTTTTAGTAAAAATAATTTAATCAGAGGGTTTAAGGTTTTTTTAATAGGAATGCTTTTAACCATTGGCACCTATATATTGATGCCCGAAGAATATATACGATTTGGCATTCTTCATCTTCTCGGTCTAAGCATGATTTTATTTCATTACATAAGAGTGATCCCTCTTTTATGGACCGGTGTTTTGTCTATAATGATTATTATTTTAGGTATTATTATGGACCGCATCACTATTAACACATGGCTTTTAAGTCCTATAGGACTCATCCATGACAGTTTTAACTCAATGGATTATTATCCTCTATTCCCCTGGTTTGGCGTCTTTTTAATTGGAACATTAATTGGGAGAACCGTCTACAAAGAGAAAAAAAGCATCTTTAATAAAACCTGTCAAGATGGACTTCTTAACTTTCTCGGCAGGCATTCTCTATTCATTTATTTGATTCATCAGCCGATCTTCTTGCTCATACTATATGTGGTTTTTCATTTCATATTAAAAATCGGTTAG
- a CDS encoding DUF2225 domain-containing protein, translating into MNNFFEGLEALGFENLDKLTIYEEKQETQDIPAVEKKETTEEDCLYEKSYTCPVCSLNFKAKTVKSGKARLVSTDTDFKPNYSVINPMKYDVILCPYCGYAALTQYFNSLRATQIEWIKNQISSVFKTKLYPNVYTIEIAIERYKLALLNAIVKKARMSEKAYICLKIAWLYRELEDKDNEHRFLEQALKGFLEAFEKERFPVCGMNEHTLTYLIGDLYRRTGDTDNALKWLSDVLLSRNVNARLKDKARDVKDVIKEDRQKNQNKDQ; encoded by the coding sequence ATGAATAACTTTTTTGAAGGATTGGAAGCATTAGGCTTTGAAAATTTAGACAAATTGACTATATACGAAGAAAAACAGGAAACCCAGGATATCCCCGCAGTAGAAAAAAAAGAAACTACAGAAGAGGACTGCCTTTATGAAAAATCTTATACTTGTCCCGTTTGTTCTTTGAATTTTAAGGCGAAAACAGTAAAATCCGGGAAAGCCCGTCTGGTCTCTACGGATACAGATTTTAAGCCTAATTATTCGGTCATTAACCCGATGAAGTATGATGTTATTCTATGTCCTTATTGCGGCTATGCAGCATTAACTCAATATTTTAATAGTCTCCGTGCTACTCAGATAGAATGGATTAAAAATCAGATTTCTTCTGTATTTAAGACGAAATTATATCCAAATGTATATACTATTGAAATTGCCATCGAAAGATATAAGCTGGCTTTGCTTAATGCCATTGTAAAAAAAGCAAGAATGAGTGAAAAAGCATATATATGTTTAAAAATTGCATGGCTTTATAGAGAGTTGGAAGATAAAGATAATGAACACCGCTTTTTAGAACAAGCCCTTAAAGGCTTTCTGGAAGCTTTTGAGAAGGAACGTTTTCCCGTCTGCGGCATGAATGAGCATACATTAACATATTTAATAGGTGACCTTTACAGACGCACTGGAGATACCGATAATGCTCTAAAATGGCTTAGTGATGTGCTTCTTTCAAGAAATGTAAATGCTCGATTAAAAGATAAAGCAAGAGATGTAAAAGATGTGATTAAAGAAGATCGGCAAAAAAATCAAAATAAAGATCAATAA
- the ilvB gene encoding biosynthetic-type acetolactate synthase large subunit, whose protein sequence is MQLTGAQILIECLKEQGVDTVFGYPGGSVLNIYDELYKHQHEIRHILTAHEQGAAHAADGYARATGKVGVCIATSGPGATNLVTGIATAYMDSVPMVAITGNVPVSLLGKDSFQEVDICGITMPITKHNFIVKDVKDLADIIRRAFYIAKEGRPGPVLIDIPKDVTAAKADYHYQEPKSIPVYTEYIREKDIEEAINIINQSEKPFVYAGGGIIYGDATDELLQFVEKISAPVTCSLMGQGAFPATHKLYTGMIGMHGTKASNIAATECDLLIAIGARFSDRVVSKLEGFAPNAQVIHIDIDPAEINKNIKTHHYIIGDVKEVLKILNERLEKKTPNGWNKKIEEIMKEYPVAYPQDDTLRPQYIIEKIYEKTNGEAIITTEVGQHQMWTAQYYKFAKPRTLITSGGLGTMGYGTGAAMGAQLGMPEKQVVHIAGDGSFRMNCNELATITAYNIPLVIVVINNGTLGMVRQWQTMFYGGRYSATTLDRGPDFVKLAEAYGAKAYRITTKEELESALQEALSLRKPVLLDCHVDIDNKVLPMVPPGKAIEDVITEEEF, encoded by the coding sequence ATGCAACTTACAGGCGCACAAATCTTAATAGAGTGTTTAAAAGAGCAGGGAGTGGATACGGTTTTTGGGTATCCGGGAGGCTCTGTTCTAAACATCTATGATGAATTATATAAACATCAACATGAGATAAGACATATTTTAACTGCTCATGAGCAAGGAGCAGCCCATGCCGCTGACGGATATGCCAGAGCAACGGGCAAAGTAGGCGTATGCATTGCGACATCAGGTCCGGGAGCAACAAACCTGGTAACGGGCATCGCAACCGCATATATGGACTCTGTTCCCATGGTGGCGATTACAGGTAATGTGCCGGTTTCTTTATTGGGTAAAGACAGTTTCCAAGAGGTTGATATTTGTGGAATCACTATGCCTATTACTAAGCATAATTTTATTGTAAAAGATGTAAAGGATTTAGCGGACATTATAAGAAGAGCCTTTTACATTGCAAAAGAAGGGCGTCCGGGGCCTGTATTGATTGATATTCCAAAGGACGTAACTGCTGCAAAAGCAGACTATCATTATCAAGAGCCAAAATCGATTCCTGTATATACGGAATATATAAGGGAAAAAGATATTGAGGAAGCAATCAATATCATTAATCAATCGGAAAAGCCCTTTGTATATGCAGGGGGAGGCATCATTTATGGGGATGCAACTGATGAATTGCTTCAATTCGTAGAAAAGATCAGTGCACCTGTGACCTGTAGTTTAATGGGTCAGGGAGCATTTCCTGCAACCCACAAATTGTATACAGGCATGATTGGAATGCATGGAACCAAGGCGTCCAATATTGCAGCAACAGAATGCGATTTGCTCATTGCCATAGGGGCTCGTTTTAGTGATCGGGTAGTAAGTAAGTTAGAAGGATTTGCTCCAAATGCACAGGTTATTCATATAGATATTGACCCGGCAGAAATCAACAAAAATATAAAAACCCATCATTATATCATCGGGGATGTAAAAGAAGTTTTAAAAATCTTGAATGAAAGATTAGAAAAGAAAACGCCTAATGGATGGAATAAGAAAATTGAAGAAATTATGAAGGAATATCCTGTTGCTTATCCCCAGGATGATACTTTAAGACCTCAATACATAATAGAAAAAATCTACGAAAAGACCAACGGAGAAGCCATCATTACTACAGAAGTAGGGCAGCATCAAATGTGGACTGCTCAATATTATAAATTCGCAAAACCTCGTACGCTGATTACATCAGGAGGACTTGGAACAATGGGATATGGTACCGGCGCAGCGATGGGAGCCCAACTGGGAATGCCTGAAAAACAAGTGGTTCATATTGCCGGGGACGGAAGCTTTAGAATGAACTGCAATGAATTGGCTACCATTACAGCATATAATATTCCATTAGTCATTGTAGTCATTAATAACGGTACATTAGGTATGGTTCGTCAATGGCAAACGATGTTTTACGGCGGAAGATATTCTGCAACCACATTGGATAGAGGACCGGACTTTGTAAAATTAGCAGAAGCTTATGGAGCAAAAGCTTATAGAATTACGACTAAAGAAGAATTGGAAAGTGCTTTACAAGAAGCTTTAAGCTTAAGGAAACCCGTATTACTTGATTGTCACGTAGATATCGATAATAAAGTATTGCCCATGGTACCTCCGGGAAAAGCCATAGAGGATGTTATTACAGAGGAAGAATTCTAA
- the ilvD gene encoding dihydroxy-acid dehydratase: MRSDRAKKGLERAPHRSLFKAMGYTDEEIKQPLVGIVNAKNEIIPGHIHLDTITEAVKAGVRMGGGTPIEFPAIGVCDGIAMGHIGMHYSLASRELIADSIETMAMAHGFDALVLIPNCDKIVPAMLMAAARINIPAIVVSGGPMLPGNMEGKRLSLTDVFEAVGAVKAGTMTEEELSKCEDSACQSCGSCSGMFTANSMNCLTEVLGMGLPGNGTIPAVYGERVRLAKKAGMTVMKLLEDDIKPRDIMTKEAFYNALTVDMALGCSTNSMLHLPAIAYEAGVELNLEIANEISAKTPNLCKLAPAGPNFIVDLYEAGGVQAVMKELSKKDLLDLSLPTVTGKTVGENIASAVNRNHNIIRPIENPYSPTGGIAVLKGNLAPDGCVVKRSAVAEEMLQHKGPARVFNSEEEVTAAIFGGKINKGDVVVIRYEGPKGGPGMREMLTPTSALAGMGLDKDVALITDGRFSGATRGASIGHISPEAAEGGPIAFVEEGDIIAIDMINGRIELEVSDEELQRRKENWIPPEPKIKTGYLARYAKLVSSASTGGVFKN, from the coding sequence ATGAGAAGTGATCGTGCCAAGAAGGGATTGGAAAGAGCACCTCATCGTTCTTTGTTTAAAGCGATGGGTTATACGGATGAAGAAATTAAACAACCTTTAGTAGGAATAGTGAATGCAAAAAATGAAATTATTCCGGGACATATACATCTCGATACCATTACAGAAGCTGTAAAAGCAGGGGTTCGAATGGGGGGAGGAACCCCTATAGAATTTCCGGCAATTGGAGTATGTGATGGTATTGCTATGGGGCATATCGGAATGCACTACTCTCTTGCATCAAGAGAATTGATTGCTGATTCTATTGAAACCATGGCAATGGCTCACGGCTTTGACGCTTTAGTCCTTATACCCAACTGCGATAAGATTGTTCCGGCAATGCTGATGGCAGCTGCCAGAATCAATATTCCTGCCATTGTAGTCAGTGGAGGCCCAATGCTTCCTGGAAACATGGAAGGAAAGAGATTAAGCTTAACGGACGTATTTGAGGCAGTAGGAGCGGTTAAAGCAGGAACAATGACGGAAGAAGAACTTAGTAAGTGTGAAGACTCTGCTTGCCAAAGCTGCGGTTCATGTTCCGGTATGTTTACTGCCAATAGTATGAACTGCTTAACGGAAGTTCTAGGTATGGGATTGCCAGGAAACGGAACAATTCCAGCAGTATATGGTGAGCGAGTTCGTTTGGCTAAAAAAGCCGGAATGACCGTTATGAAACTATTAGAAGATGATATAAAACCACGGGATATTATGACCAAAGAAGCATTTTACAATGCTCTGACAGTGGATATGGCCCTGGGCTGCAGTACCAATAGTATGCTTCATCTTCCTGCCATTGCTTATGAAGCCGGAGTTGAACTTAATTTAGAAATTGCCAATGAAATCAGTGCAAAAACACCGAACCTTTGTAAATTAGCTCCTGCAGGTCCGAATTTTATTGTAGATCTGTATGAAGCAGGCGGTGTTCAGGCAGTAATGAAGGAATTGTCTAAAAAAGATTTATTAGATTTATCTCTGCCAACAGTAACAGGAAAAACTGTGGGTGAAAATATTGCATCGGCAGTGAACAGAAACCACAATATTATCCGACCGATTGAAAATCCTTATAGTCCAACAGGAGGCATTGCCGTATTAAAAGGTAATCTAGCTCCTGATGGATGCGTTGTAAAACGTTCTGCTGTGGCAGAAGAAATGCTGCAGCATAAAGGTCCGGCAAGGGTATTTAATTCCGAAGAAGAAGTTACTGCAGCAATATTCGGCGGAAAAATCAATAAGGGAGATGTCGTTGTAATCCGTTACGAAGGTCCTAAAGGGGGCCCGGGTATGAGGGAAATGCTTACACCTACCTCGGCACTGGCTGGTATGGGCCTTGATAAAGATGTTGCCCTTATTACGGACGGAAGATTCAGCGGTGCCACAAGAGGAGCATCTATCGGTCATATTTCTCCAGAAGCGGCTGAAGGCGGCCCTATAGCCTTTGTAGAAGAAGGAGATATCATAGCCATAGATATGATTAATGGAAGAATAGAATTAGAAGTATCGGATGAAGAACTTCAAAGAAGAAAAGAAAATTGGATACCTCCAGAGCCAAAAATAAAAACCGGTTATCTTGCAAGATATGCAAAATTAGTTTCATCTGCAAGTACGGGAGGAGTATTTAAGAATTAA
- the ilvE gene encoding branched-chain-amino-acid transaminase encodes MSDELIIYLDGEYVKKSEAKISVFDHGVLYGDGVFEGIRAYNGRIFKCKEHIDRIYAAAKAIMLDIPMTKDEMKEVLLETCRRNNLRDAYIRLVVTRGAGDLGLSPTKCPRPTVFCIAATIELYPPEMYEKGMPVITAAQRRNKATIVDPQIKSLNYLNNILAKIEANRAGVPEAIMLNHDGIVAECTGDNIFIVKDGVIYTPPIHIGILDGITRRTIIDLAKEMGIEVYEKEFTLFNVYNADECFLTGTAAEAIAVTQVDGRVIGDGVAGPITKKLLEAFQAYANSNGEPIYN; translated from the coding sequence ATGTCCGATGAATTAATCATCTATTTAGACGGAGAGTATGTAAAAAAATCAGAAGCCAAAATATCCGTATTTGACCATGGTGTATTATACGGAGACGGCGTATTTGAAGGTATTCGTGCCTACAACGGACGAATTTTTAAATGCAAAGAGCATATCGATAGAATTTACGCAGCTGCAAAAGCTATTATGTTAGATATCCCTATGACCAAAGATGAGATGAAAGAAGTTTTGCTTGAAACCTGCAGAAGAAACAATTTAAGAGATGCATATATACGATTGGTTGTAACCAGAGGTGCTGGAGATTTAGGTCTTAGTCCTACAAAATGTCCAAGACCTACGGTATTTTGCATTGCTGCTACGATTGAATTGTATCCACCGGAAATGTACGAAAAGGGAATGCCCGTGATTACTGCTGCTCAACGCAGAAATAAGGCAACCATCGTTGACCCTCAAATTAAATCTTTAAATTATTTAAATAATATCTTGGCAAAAATAGAAGCTAACCGTGCAGGAGTACCTGAAGCAATCATGCTCAACCATGATGGTATCGTAGCAGAATGTACGGGAGACAATATTTTCATTGTCAAGGATGGAGTAATTTATACACCTCCTATCCATATAGGAATATTAGATGGCATTACCAGAAGAACGATCATAGACCTGGCAAAAGAAATGGGTATCGAAGTCTATGAAAAAGAATTTACATTATTTAATGTATACAATGCGGATGAATGTTTCTTAACAGGAACAGCTGCAGAAGCGATTGCTGTAACTCAAGTGGATGGAAGAGTGATTGGTGATGGGGTAGCAGGACCAATTACAAAGAAACTGCTTGAAGCATTCCAAGCCTATGCGAACAGTAACGGAGAACCAATTTATAACTAA
- the leuB gene encoding 3-isopropylmalate dehydrogenase, with protein MNFNIATIPGDGIGPDIIEQTVLVLNKIGEKFGHTFNFTEVLAGGAAIDATGEPLPQETIDICKKSDSVLLGAVGGPKWDNLPGDRRPEKALLGLRGELGLFANLRPALLHRALKDACPLKPEIIGDGLDILVVRELTGGIYFGERGRRNGKFGEEAYDTETYSVHEVERIARVGFESAMKRNKKVTSVDKANILESSRLWRSVVEKVAKDYPEVELNHMYVDNAAMQLVRNPKQFDVIITSNMFGDILSDEASMITGSIGMLPSASLGEGTLGMYEPIHGSAPDIAGQDKANPIATILSAAMMLRYSFNLEKEADCIEEAVTKVLEQNYRTGDIMSDGMKLVGTREMGKLIIDAL; from the coding sequence ATGAATTTTAACATAGCAACCATTCCAGGAGACGGAATAGGTCCAGATATCATAGAACAAACCGTATTGGTATTAAATAAAATAGGAGAAAAATTCGGTCACACATTTAATTTTACAGAAGTATTAGCAGGGGGCGCTGCAATTGATGCAACCGGAGAACCCCTTCCACAAGAAACCATAGACATTTGTAAAAAAAGTGATTCCGTATTATTGGGTGCCGTAGGAGGACCTAAATGGGATAATCTTCCCGGAGACAGAAGACCAGAAAAAGCGCTTTTAGGACTTAGAGGAGAATTAGGCCTTTTTGCTAACTTAAGACCAGCTTTACTTCACAGAGCCTTAAAGGATGCTTGTCCTCTAAAGCCTGAAATTATTGGCGACGGACTGGATATTTTAGTAGTTCGTGAATTAACAGGCGGTATTTATTTTGGTGAAAGAGGAAGAAGAAACGGTAAATTTGGAGAAGAAGCTTATGATACGGAGACGTATTCTGTTCACGAAGTAGAACGTATCGCTAGAGTAGGCTTTGAATCTGCTATGAAAAGAAATAAAAAAGTAACCAGTGTGGATAAAGCCAATATTTTAGAATCTTCGAGACTCTGGAGATCTGTAGTGGAAAAAGTTGCAAAAGATTATCCAGAAGTTGAACTTAACCATATGTATGTAGATAATGCTGCAATGCAGCTTGTAAGAAATCCAAAGCAATTTGATGTGATTATAACAAGCAATATGTTCGGAGACATTTTATCCGATGAAGCCAGCATGATTACAGGTTCTATCGGAATGCTGCCTTCTGCCAGCTTAGGAGAAGGTACTCTTGGAATGTATGAACCGATTCACGGTTCAGCACCAGATATTGCAGGGCAGGATAAAGCGAATCCAATCGCAACCATTCTCTCAGCGGCTATGATGCTTCGCTACTCCTTTAATTTAGAGAAAGAAGCAGATTGCATTGAAGAAGCAGTAACAAAAGTGCTGGAACAAAACTACCGTACAGGGGATATCATGAGTGACGGAATGAAATTGGTAGGAACCAGAGAAATGGGTAAACTAATCATTGATGCATTATAA
- the leuD gene encoding 3-isopropylmalate dehydratase small subunit, translating to MKARGRVFKYGDNVDTDVIIPARYLNTSDPQELAKHCMEDIDSTFAQKVQEGDIIVADKNFGCGSSREHAPIAIKASGVSCVIASTFARIFYRNAINIGLPILECEAAVKGIEAGDEVEIDFGTGTITNLTKNETYQAQAFPEFMQKIIAADGLIKYIQKDLA from the coding sequence ATGAAAGCACGAGGAAGAGTATTTAAATACGGAGACAACGTAGATACAGATGTAATCATCCCTGCTCGCTACTTAAACACATCTGATCCACAAGAGCTGGCGAAACACTGTATGGAAGATATAGATAGTACCTTTGCCCAAAAAGTACAAGAAGGAGATATCATTGTTGCCGATAAAAACTTTGGCTGTGGCTCTTCAAGGGAACATGCACCTATTGCGATTAAAGCTTCAGGAGTATCTTGCGTTATTGCAAGTACCTTTGCGAGAATATTCTATCGTAACGCAATTAATATAGGTCTTCCAATTTTGGAATGTGAAGCAGCTGTTAAAGGAATAGAAGCTGGTGATGAAGTAGAAATCGACTTCGGAACAGGAACCATCACAAACCTAACCAAAAATGAGACCTATCAGGCTCAGGCATTCCCTGAATTCATGCAAAAAATCATTGCCGCAGACGGGCTTATCAAATACATCCAAAAAGACTTGGCATAA